ccGGTAAATGACAATATTgacaaatcaaattttatttttaatctttttataaTCACTATTTCCATTGATAATTGGTAAAATTAATtatctcatttaaaaaaagtacatgatatctctctctctctctctctctctctctctctacttattatatataacaCGTCTTTGTCTCAATACATTATTTATCACAGCTTTGAAGAAGAGTCTACAATATCTAACAGTCTCAGTCGACAGATCTTTTTAACTTCCTCGACCCCTGTTACTGCCTCAGTTTCACCAGAATTCTTCAATCTATTCTCAAGCCCAGTCAAAATGGCTTCCTTCTTGTTTTCTCGAGCACATATGACAAAAGGGAAGCCaaacttttgtttatattgttgatttaaatgatgcatgttttgtttttcttggtCAGTAAGTGTATTTAGACCTGCACTTTGTTGTTCCTTGGTGGATTCATTGGTCAGTCCACCAGACATGGCCAGTCTTCCTGCCAAGTCTGGATGTAGTCTTAAAATGCCTtcttttcctgaaaaaaatatttagaattaaaactGCAGTTTGAATGGAATTTATAGCTGTGATGTATGATATTGGTATCTGATTCAACCtggaacttgttaattattggtaAGATTActtatgttgaaaacaaaaggaCTTAGaatgttgtattttttaaacaacatcCATTGTTCTACAAAGTTTATTCATTGTTTTACATCATGTTGACTAATGGAACTCCCTTTTTTATTAGTATAGATACTGAATAATTTAGGCTAAATAGTTGCATTAACAGTTTGTTTGGTTAGGCTACATACCTTGATGTCTTGTGAAACACAATCACCTGTTGTCTCTATCTTTCACAAAACTGAATGAATgctcttttatagttttatagtGTGGAAGATACTAAAAGGAGATTCAAACTCATGTGAAAAACAAACTGttgatacctgtaacttggcattgcacaaggtcatgtttttctctggctgtttatgacgtctttacactaaatccattgtatgttggatgtgtacggattgattgcttagtcttagaggcatgatttttttattagttgttaatgtctttaaactagctgtcagataactgtgagtactctcagatctgttcattgtgtctttttgtgttgggatgtataagtacccagccatgtccacttttattttttgtctatctgatgagttaagcctttttcaactgatttttatagttcatacTTATGTTGTACTGTGATACCAcggtcccaggttagggggagggttgggatcccgctaacatgtttaaccacgccacattatttatatatgtgtctgtcccaagtcaggagcctgtaattcagtggtcgtcgtttgtttatgtgttacatatttgtttttcattcatttttttacataaataaggccgttagttttcttgtttgaattgttttacattgtcttattggggccttttatagctgactatatgcggtatgggctttgctcattgttgaaggccgtacagtgacaggtctataattgttaatgtttgtgtcattttggtcttttgtggatagttgtctcattggcaatcataccccatcttctttttgatattgacaacgtcatggcataaaaaggagaaaaagacaaacaacagtacacaaaacacaacatggtaaaaatcacttttatttatagattatcgttgttCATCTGaatgagattgattttctcgcttgagcggAGAAAGCGAGAAACGCattgagttgagatgaccaatgataatctgtttatccctattttacctatgacaacattgtcaatttaatgttaatttcaatAGCAACGCCACATGCCTCCTTAGTTTATAgggataattttccatctcaagcgagtagcatgatataaaaaattatcactaaaaaagatcaaaggaaaaatgcacaaaatagcgataagaAATATTATCTTTGGTTTGGGTGTATAATGCTATATTATGCTTCAGGAGATAAGCAGGCaactaagggagataactagTTTCATTGTCCTTCCCTACGCCTATACCACCTGACCACCCTGTTTAGTCCCTCTGTAATTCACTTGACAAGTCTGAGAAGAGAGCAGGCATTGTTAGTAAGTAAGGGAGATAAGCAGGTaactaagggagataactagTTTCATTGTCCTTCCCTACGCCTATACCACCTGACCACCCTGTTCAGTCCCTCTGTAATTCACTTGACAAGTCTGAGAAGAGATCAGGCATTGTTAGTAAGTGAGGGAGATAATCAggtaaataagggagataattgggTAAATAAGGGAGATAGTCAGGTAATTATTTTGGTGAGATttacaagaaaagaaaatacaagTACCCCCTCCTGAGTTTTACACTTAATAACATTAGCAACATGACatatgtggaacaggatctgacTACCCTTCCAGAGAAGCTGAGGTCACCCACAGTTTTGGTGGGTTTTTGGTTGCTTAGTTTTTTAGTTTACAATGTTGTGTCTTGTTTACTATtattggtctgtttttctttttctttttttaaatccatgatgttgtcatttttttttttcgatctatgagtttgaatgtccctctggtatcttttgccctcCCTTTCACAGGTAATACATACCTCCAATAGGAAGTTGATCAGCAAACTGACAGAAAGACTTGTGAAGACTGTTGACGTCAGAGAACGGACGATCTCTCCATGCTGCTGCAGCACATAAGGAGCAGTGCTCTATCACGTtaccaaataaagatatgaaatcTTCATAACTCATAGAGTTCACAACAGATATAGGTTTGAGTGacattctgaaaataaataaaatttaaataatttataaagttCACAAAGTtctgaaaaaaattctgatataAGTGacattctgaaaataaaataaaattcataattcaCTGTTTCACAGCTGTttaagtgcaacaaaaaatgtttaagtgacattctgaaaaaaaaatcttcataagGGAGCTACCACTTGATTTTTATTGGTGGGAGGGGGAGGATAtgatgagatttttttttaattctactctctgtcctgcatttttattttttaatatatttggtcctgcctttattttattagttcatcctgacttttttttaacctaaaTGTCATCCTTCCTTTTTTGCAAAGTATCTCATCCTGCTTTTTTCCTCTCATAACTCCTGatgattattttcaatttttttcctaGCAACATTAGCATTACTGTTTGTTAAATGTACCTAAAGTCACCTCATCCCAGACTAATGAAATGagataatatttttcaataagaacaaatatattaatattgcaACCTGTGTTGGCTGTGCATCAGAAAATGAATGAAGGCATCAGTAATTTATACCTTGggtaataaatttataccttGAGTAataattaaatgtgtttttttatacagtTCTCAAATACTGTTGTGGTAGTAATCATTTTtctatagacatgatagatattACATTTGTAACTACTTGATTTGATAATTGTCTGCTTACATAATTATTACATTGAGTTTTAACTGGAGAGCAcaaatttcattacaaaattgctTGTCTCCACCGGGACTCGAACCTGGGACCTCTGTGTTACAAGGCAGGCCGCTAACCGACTGAGCCAAAGAAGTACTTCCTTAGCTTAACCGCTTACGGCTGACTAAGTATCTACTAACAACTAAGTTTTTCTAAGGGAAGCAATCCCGCCACAgagtaaaaatgtaaatgagcttttaatgatataaattcCTTCGACATCTAGTCCTAGGCAATAACGTTGAGGGTTTACATGGTTAACTTAATCTTCATAGCCATAGGGCAAGGaccaacaataaataaaatgtgtttaattttttgtttccatttgTTTTACTGAGCAAGTATAGATACTAGAGTATCTCTCAGTAAATCCAAGGAGTACCTTATCCAAGTTGATATTCCTAAGTACAAATAAAGATCCATAAGTCATAACTCCTAAATGTCACAtcagaaatttacaaaaaaaacaaaacaacaggtAAAATGATGTTACTTTATAGATTTAAACCATGCAGTCACCAAAGATTCAGGATAACTACTTAATGCACTTTTGagttattgtacaaaaacttaaaatctaccctttttatgaaataattccCATTTCTCAGAAACCTtaactgaaatttataaaaatcacctTGGCTTTTTGTCATGTTTGGTCATACGATATGCAGGTGGCAGTTAGGTCCGCTGCTGTatgccctgaggtaatcggtGCCCTGAGGTAATTGGTGCCCTGAGGTAATCATTGTAATGCGTCATTGATTAAATACGCACGAAAATATAGTTCTTATTTAAATAGATcttaataccaaattttaatgTGACCAAATACCAAAGATGTCAACAAACTTcccaaatgattttattatttgtattcacCGATCATTCATTTCGTATGTATGTGTAGGGTGGTGATGACtggtaaaattataaactttttttttttttttttttataaaagttcaattaatgatctgaagtattcattcatgacaggaatacctcaggtaaccccaattataacaacaaatacaaccatTAAACTCAAGTCAACTGAggtaactttatatatacataacataaacaatacaaatttatGAAGTCCTAAAttctaaattaagaaattgtgtaattaaaatataaatgtaaacactAGCAAAGTATGAACTAAAAATTCTTTCATAACAGGGTAATCTGCGGTAACCCAAACAATAACAGCAAATAcaacctatttaactcaagttaattcagatcacctttacatatacatcacataaacaatttaatttcaatgaattCCTACGTAACAAAAGAAGAAAGTGGTTTATTACAGCATAACTGCATATACTAGCGAAGTATCTACTAagtattttgttatgacagggttacctcaggtaacccataaaatagcaacaagtattatccattGATATCAAGTTAACTAAAGTCGCTTTTCCgatatatcacataaacaattaaTATCTATGAGgcctacatgtaaaataaagaaattgtttgattacaacataaatgttttcACTAGCAAACCATCTTATAAGCATTCTTTATaacatgggtacctgaggtaaccccagacataattacaaatataacccacttaaCTTAACTGAAGTAAATTGAGATCACCTTTACAtgtacatcacataaacaatacaactttcatgaagtcctacatttaaaatatataagtttgtttattacaactAATGTAAACACTAGCAAAGTTTCTACGACGgattcattcattacagggttacctcaggtaaccataacaataataacaaagatAACCCATCTAACTCGAgttaactgaggtcacctttatatatatacatcacataaacaatacaactttcatgaagtcctacatttgaaataaagaagtttgtttattacaattaatgtaaacaatatattatgctattgtttcagaaacagggagaaggtttgggcccattaaaacgtttaatcccgctgcaaatgtttgcacctgtcctaagtcaggaatctgatgtacagtagttgtcgtttgtttatgtaatatatacgtgtttctcgtttctcgttttgtttatatagatcagaccgttggttttcccgtttgaatggttttacactagtaattttggggccctttatagcttgttgttcggtgtgagccaaggctccgtgttgaaggccgtactttaacctataatggtttaattttttaattttttatttggatggagagttttctcattggcactcacaccacatcttcctatatctatctattagcaaagtatctacaaaGAATTCATTCAATACAGgattacctcaggtaacccaatTATAACAACATATACAACCCATATAACTCAAGTAAACTCaggtatcacctttaaatatatatgcatcacataaacaatacaaatctatgaagtcctacatttcaaattcaaaaattgtggAGTTACAATACAAAGGTATaaactagcaaagtatctactaagaaTTCCTTCatagcagggttacctgaggtaaccaatacaataacaacaaaacaacctatttaactcaagttaattcaaatcacctttacatatacatcacataaacaatataactttaatgaattcctacatttaaaaagaagaagttggtttattacaccataaatggatatactagcaaagtatctactaaatattctgtcatgacagggttacctcaggtaacccatgaaatagaaacaagtattatccattcatatcaagttaacttCAATCGCCTTTcagaaatatcacataaacaatacacatctatgaagtcctacatttaaaataaagaaattgtccgattacaacataaatgtttacactagcaaaCTGTCTCAAAAGCATTCTTCATATTAaacatgggtacctgaggtaaccccagacataattacaaatataacccaccTAACTGAAGtaaactgaggtcacctttgtatgtgcatcacataaacaatacaactttcatgaagtcctacatttaaaatatatacgtttgtttattacaacttATGTAAACACTAGCAAAGTTTCTACGACGgattcattcattacagggttacctcaggtaaccataacaataataacaaagatAACCCATCTAACTCAAGTTAACTAaggtcacctttatatatatacatcacataaacaatacaactttcatgaattcctacatttgaaataaagaagtttgtttattacaattaatgtaaacaatagcaaagtatctacaaagaattcattcaatacagggttacctcaggtaacccaattataacaacatatgCAACCCATATAACTCAAGTAAACTCAGGTATCACCTTTAAACATAtatgcatcacataaacaa
This Mytilus trossulus isolate FHL-02 chromosome 14, PNRI_Mtr1.1.1.hap1, whole genome shotgun sequence DNA region includes the following protein-coding sequences:
- the LOC134695650 gene encoding 2-oxo-4-hydroxy-4-carboxy-5-ureidoimidazoline decarboxylase-like, whose product is MTKHDKKPRMSLKPISVVNSMSYEDFISLFGNVIEHCSLCAAAAWRDRPFSDVNSLHKSFCQFADQLPIGGKEGILRLHPDLAGRLAMSGGLTNESTKEQQSAGLNTLTDQEKQNMHHLNQQYKQKFGFPFVICARENKKEAILTGLENRLKNSGETEAVTGVEEVKKICRLRLLDIVDSSSKL